In Chryseobacterium salivictor, the DNA window TCATTTGGAAAAAGCCAGGATTATAATTTCTGGAATTTCGGTCTGAAAGGACAGGTGATTTATAAAGTCGATGGTAGAAATTTCATCGTGTACAACGGAGCTTATTTTTCCCAGGCGCCTTTCTTAGAGGATATCTTCATGAATCCAAGAGTTAATGCTTCTGTAACACCGAATATTAAAAATACCATCATTAATGCTAATGATTTGAGTTATGTAATGAGTACACCGTTCTTCAAAATGAGATTGACCGGTTATTTGGTAGATACTCAAAATGAAACCAGTGTTCAAAGATTCTTTGCCGATGGAATTCAGCTGCAGTCAGCGGGACAGGACGGAACAGTTGCGAATGTACAAAGTGCTTTCGTAACCCAGATCATGTCTAATCTAGAGAAAAGAAATTTGGGTGCAGAATTAGGTGTTGACATTAAAATCTTACCGACTTTGTCTATCCAAGGTTTGGCAAGTATCGGTCAGTTTACCTATGAAAATGATCCCAATGTTTATTTTACATCAGACGCGGCAGGAACTTTCGAGAACGGGAAATCTTATCTTGATTTAGGCAAGGCTTATTTAAAAGATTATAAACAAGGTGGAACGCCACAACAGGGTTATTCATTAGGTTTCAGATATAATTCACCGAAATATTGGTGGTTTGGTGCCAACTGGAATTATTTAGATCAAAACTTCTTAGATCCGTCTGCATTATTAAGAACAGAAAGATTTGTTCAGAATCCTGTGACCGGAACTCCTTATGCAGGTCTTGATGAAGCTGAACTGAGAAATGTATTGGCTCCGCACAGACTTCCTTCTGCTTATTTCCTCAATGCCAATGTTGGTAAATCATGGAGATTGGGAGCTTATTATGTATTGCTTACCGCGTCTGTCAATAATATTTTAGATAACACTAAATATATTACGGGAGGTTTCGAGCAAACACGAAGAGTAACTTATCCGGGATATGTGGAAGAGAATAACAGAGAGTTCCCATTATTCGGACCGAAATACTGGTACACTCAAGGAAGATCATATTTCGTAAATGTTCAAGTTAGATTTTAATAATAATCAGAATTTTAAAAACAATAAAATGAATTTTAAACAATATTTTAAAACCGCTTTTGTAGTTGCTGTATCGGCACTTGCAGTAAGCTCTTGTGTAAATAATGATGATTGGGATACGCCGCCGATTAATTGTCAAAATAAATTTGATGCTGCAAATATCTCGATGGCCGATTTCAAAGCCAAGGCACCATCAACAGGTTATTTATTAATTAAAGACGATCTTATTTTTGACGCATATGTCGTTTCATCTGACGAAAATGGAAATTTCTACAAAACCATTTCTTTCCAGGATAAACCGGAAAATCCGACTGCAGGTTTGCAAATGGAAGTAGACAGAGCAAGTAATTATGCAGATTTCCCTGTGGGAACGCATATCAGAATTAATGCTAAAGGTTTACGGTTAGGTTTAGATCGTGGTTCCGTGAAAATCGGTTCTGTAGATCCTAACTTCGCAATCGGGAGAATTCCGGGAGCATTATTTTCAAGATATATTTCGGCAGTTTGCAATGGAAATACGATGGATATCGTCACCATCAAACCTACTGCATTACCAGGTTTAAGCGCTGCAATGCAGGACAAATACATCAATACTTTGGTGACTGTTCCTAATGTACAGTTTAATATCGCCGACCTCTATCCGGTAAACAAAACATATATTGAGTATGTTGCCGGAGCTGGCGTAGATACCGACAGAAAAATTGAAGACGCCATTGGCGGATCTACTGTGCTGAGAAGTTCAGGTTTTGCAAGTTACGGAGCAAGTCTTCTACCTAAAGGCAGCGGCAGTTTGACTTTTGTTGTAAGCAAATATAATTCAGGTTATCAAATGTTAATCAGAAGCCTGAATGACGTCAATATTCCACCAACAGGAACAAGGTTCAACCCGAATCCACCAAAAGGAGGTACAGATATCACCTATCCTTCTACTTTCACGGAAAATTTTGAAAGTTACCCTGCAAATACAGCCGCACCGTACTTTAACACTTTCCCAAAATACATCAATGATGCCGTTTTAGGGGTAAGAAATTGGGAAATAAGAACTTTCTCGAGCAATAAGTATATTCAGCTGACGTCTTTTGGAGCAACAACTTCAAACAATTCGGGAACTACCGCGGTTGAGACCTTTTTTATCGTACCGGTAAACTTCACTCCAGGTAAAAAACTTTCATTTGATGTGAATGTAGGTTCTTTTAACGGAGCTGCTTTGAAAGTATATACCTCAACCAATTATAAACCATTGGGAGATGTAACTTCTGCTACCTTAACAGATATTACCACCAACTTTACACTTCCTGTATTGCCTACTTCAGGTTACGGAACCTTGGCGCCAGCTGGAAGCTATGTGTTCCCTGCAGGTTTGTCAGGTAACGGTTTTATTATGTTTAAATATACTGGAAACGGAGCTGGTGTAACTACAACCATCCAGTTAGATAATATCAAAGTAGAGTAAGAATAAGTCTTTCTATCATGTAATGATGTCAATCCGCCTTTTCACAAAGGCGGATTTTTTTTTGAGATTTCTGATGTTAGTATTAAATTCTTTGTTTTAAAACATATCCGGCAACGTAATAAAAATTGGGAAGAACGAATTTTATACTCTTTTTATTCAATGAACTTTCTGCTTTAAAAGATGAATCAAAAAATGGACTTTAACCATCATTAAAAATTTACGGCTGGCATTCATTTACCTTAATTGAGGTCTTTCCCGAACAGAACGGAAGGATTAAAACAGTCTTGGTACAGTTCCGTAATTTGGCGCAGGTTGGGATAAAAAATCTATTGCTGACAAGATCATATATTGTTGTCTTATGCACTGGAAACAACAGAAATATTTGCTGTAATTCAAATAAAAAAATCCGTCTCAATTGAATTGAAACGGATTATATTTTGAAATGATTTTTTTTTAAAAACTCACTTCATTCACTTCCTTACCTCTTTGAAAATTCATGGTCCGCTGATTTCCTTTGTACGCGATATTGACCAGATTAAACTGTTTTGGGAAAGAACTCAGCAGAATTGTATTTTTGATTCTGATGGTGCTGATTTCCGATATCCCGTTTGCTTCAAAATATACCCAGACTGATTCCCCGTTAACCTGACTCCCTGTAAAAGTCAGCGTTTTTGGGCTTCCATTCACGTATAAATCAAAATTGTTATTCACGTATCTTTTAACCTCTGCTTCAAAGCCTGCAGTGTTGGGATTTATTTTGATGGCGTCGGATATATGAGCGGTATTTAATTTCGTGGTAAATTTCAATGTTTTACTTGCTTCGAGGTAATCTACTTTTGTCATTGACGAATAAAAGTCTGCAACCGCAAAACTCATCAGGAGCATCAATGCAAAAACCCAGGAAATATATAAATGCTTTTTCATTTCATTATTTGTAATTAAATATTCTCAAATATAGTGCCAATTAAAAGTTGACGTTCACCTGATAT includes these proteins:
- a CDS encoding DUF5689 domain-containing protein, translated to MNFKQYFKTAFVVAVSALAVSSCVNNDDWDTPPINCQNKFDAANISMADFKAKAPSTGYLLIKDDLIFDAYVVSSDENGNFYKTISFQDKPENPTAGLQMEVDRASNYADFPVGTHIRINAKGLRLGLDRGSVKIGSVDPNFAIGRIPGALFSRYISAVCNGNTMDIVTIKPTALPGLSAAMQDKYINTLVTVPNVQFNIADLYPVNKTYIEYVAGAGVDTDRKIEDAIGGSTVLRSSGFASYGASLLPKGSGSLTFVVSKYNSGYQMLIRSLNDVNIPPTGTRFNPNPPKGGTDITYPSTFTENFESYPANTAAPYFNTFPKYINDAVLGVRNWEIRTFSSNKYIQLTSFGATTSNNSGTTAVETFFIVPVNFTPGKKLSFDVNVGSFNGAALKVYTSTNYKPLGDVTSATLTDITTNFTLPVLPTSGYGTLAPAGSYVFPAGLSGNGFIMFKYTGNGAGVTTTIQLDNIKVE
- a CDS encoding DUF6702 family protein — its product is MKKHLYISWVFALMLLMSFAVADFYSSMTKVDYLEASKTLKFTTKLNTAHISDAIKINPNTAGFEAEVKRYVNNNFDLYVNGSPKTLTFTGSQVNGESVWVYFEANGISEISTIRIKNTILLSSFPKQFNLVNIAYKGNQRTMNFQRGKEVNEVSF